The Tachypleus tridentatus isolate NWPU-2018 chromosome 5, ASM421037v1, whole genome shotgun sequence genome includes a window with the following:
- the LOC143251092 gene encoding uncharacterized protein LOC143251092: MIRKTVVLLSLCLTSVVISDPVIPDSSAVKEDPLLAEATGYGGSGGGGGGHGGGGGGGGGHGGGGGGAVSIQAQPVQVSVSSFGGGGGGGFGGGGGFGSGGFGGGGFGGSSFGGGGFGGGKGHGGGGGGGGGGTVLALLVSPLSLQTSGGGGGGGRGFGGGGFGGGKGGGGGGYGWD; the protein is encoded by the exons ATGATTAGAAAG ACCGTTGTCCTTCTGTCACTGTGTTTAACGTCAGTGGTCATATCTGACCCTGTCATTCCTGACTCCTCAGCTGTTAAGGAGGACCCATTACTGGCTGAAGCCACAGGCTATGGTGGGTCTGGTGGTGGCGGCGGAGGACACGGTGGTGGTGGCGGCGGCGGCGGAGGACATGGTGGTGGTGGTGGCGGCGCTGTCTCTATCcag GCACAACCCGTTCAAGTTAGTGTAAGCAGCTTCGGAGGTGGAGGTGGCGGAGGCTTTGGTGGCGGAGGAGGTTTTGGCAGTGGTGGCTTTGGAGGTGGTGGCTTTGGAGGTAGTAGTTTTGGGGGTGGTGGTTTTGGAGGTGGAAAAGGCCATGGTGGTGGAGGAGGTGGTGGTGGCGGAGGCACAGTTTTAGCCTTACTTGTCTCACCTCTTTCCCTGCAAACCTCAGGCGGTGGTGGTGGTGGAGGACGTGGATTTGGAGGTGGCGGATTTGGTGGCGGTAAAGGAGGAGGTGGTGGTGGCTACGGTTGGGACTGA